The sequence CATTCCTGCGGATATTGTTTTCATCATCGATGAGAAGCCACATCCTGTCTTCACAAGGGAAGGGAACGATCTGGTTGTGACAAAGAAAATCTCTCTTGTTGAAGCTCTGACTGGCTATACTGTCCATTTGATGACATTGGATGGTCGCAGCCTGACCATACCCATAAATTCTGTGATTCATCCCAGCTATGAGGAGATTGTTCCTAGGGAGGGCATGCCGATACCGAAGGATCCATCCAGGAAAGGATACCTTAGAATCAAGTTTGACATCAAGTTCCCGACAAGGCTTACTTCTGAGCAGAAAGCTGGGATTACAAGACTGCTCAGTCCTTAAGCCCGAAACTGCTGGAGGGAAGTTTGTGAATATTTTTAGTTGAGGGTTTGCTTGAGGGGACTGATGTATTGTTTAATGACCTGATTAGGCATTTGCAATGAGCTTAATCTGATAGCTGAGATGTATCATTTTTCGGTTATAGACGGAAAAGAAGATGTTGAGAAATATAAATCTCATATTGTTGCCTGAGATTTCTTCTGGTGGTGCTGCATATTGTTCAACAAACGCTCAAGAAAAACAACGGTCCAGACTATATCTTGGATCAAGATTCAGGTTAACGCTGAGGTTTTCAAGGGagttattatttatatatgtatacataaccACTACTTTGGGATGATATGTGGTGATGTTTGACTGATGTCGAGCTTCAATTCAAGAATTTATGATTGCATACCACAAAAGGTCTTGAAGAATTTAAATCTATTGTATTTATACCCGCTTCAGCTGATGTGTGGGTGCATCaatatcaccaaaaaaaaagaaagaaagaatttaaGTCTATTTTATTCTCATGCATCAAATGAATTTTCTGTCTTTCAGCTAGACATGTTTTTAGTGCATCTTGCAATCCAGCTTCAATTTTTTCCTGGCTGACTGATTCCAATCACTGGCACAAAGCTGATCTAACGGAAATTAAATGGCCTATGGCTATCTTTTACACaatgaaaaagaagagaaacaagGTGGTGGACTTGTTGCGTGTTTTCGGAAGTATTGTAGATGGTAAGTGGTCTTGTCCTATGTCTCTCTACGACTTGTCATGTGGCTTGCTAACTGGCTTCGTCTCTTCCCGTTTCTGGAGATGCTTAGGTAATGGTAGTGATCAAAGTTTAGAATAAAAATGTTCGACCTCCTTAATTGACCCCACCGGTTCTCAGATATTTGGAATCTTTGTCTCATCATTCTTCTTCCTAAGAAAGGATCATTGACGATAGGCTACACAAGAGGGTAGCCCTCAAAATACCCCTACTCCCCAAAGTCCAAGGAAGGCGGCATTCAATCCTAGGTCCTGGAAATATGACCACCCCATTTGACTCACATATTCAGGATTTCCTATCAAAGACTTTACTGGCACTTTGGGTCCTTTCATTTGCCCCTTGCCTCCCATATGTAGGATTTCCCATCtccttttttctcttattttctgCAGAACTTCATAAACCACAGTTTTTAcacagttttttttattttgcaacaCTTCTATGGAACTCCACAAATCACAGtttttacatacatacatacacacttCTGGATAACACCTTAAATCAGTGTTTTTGCATAACTCTGTGAATCACAGTACGCAGATACACACGtacgtacatacatatgtacaccTGCAAACATGTACCTCGTAGCTGAGAAATATTTCCTTGCAATCCTATCCTGCCAGTGACACccaaacagaaaaacttagcGTGGTGATCGGTCCAAGTGGTGGTATACTTACACTTTATCTGAATTTAAAGGTCCAGATAATGGAATATAAAGGACAAAGTTCTAGATGATGGAATATAAATCATCTTAGATGCCAAAAATGGAATGAGTACAACTTACACTTTATCTGAATTTAAAGGTCTTTCATATTATTAGCGGCGGATCCGGCAAAACTGTTTGAAGCATTAAGCACTTGCAAAATACTTCCAGGTTACTTGAACGCCAAAAGCAAAGAACAAAAAGGCAAAAAAGCTTTTGGCGAACATGGAAACAACTGAATGATAACCAAAATCGAGAATGAAAACTACCGCTCAGGACTACTGTTTCAATATAAATAACCAGAAAAGCATGGACACGCTTCCTCAAACAGACCCTGCATCAAGATAACACATATAGCAGACATGTAGCTAATAATTAAACCAAATTTTATcccaaccaaaaagaaaatttataaataaaagataatcatttaatagGTACATGGAACAGCCTCAAGAGGATTGACCAACACAAATCTACAAATGTCACAACACTCAGTATTGCTTAGCCTTGATCTAGTTTTTGCCGGCCACTGTGGACGAGTGCAAACATGCCCTTCTCAAATGACACAGATCTTCCCTCATCCACATTGTTCACAATTCACCTCAGACTGCCTCAGCTATCAATTACCACCAGTCCaacaaaaagaaatataatGGCAGCTACTGCTATCGCTGGGCAGAAAGAAAAATAGACAGATATCATTTCTCTCAAGTACTTTTCTCCTGTACTCTATACAGAGATAAAATTCCTTAATCACTGTATTCTGAAGAGAAAGATGAAGCCCCTTCACCTCCATCTCCCACACCATCGCCAACCTCCTCCCCATCATCACCaatttcctcttcatcttcatcatccAAATCGGCATCCAAGCCCTCGTGGCCACTGTGGTCCACCTCATCTTCCTCTATATCTTCATCTCCTTCCTCATCaccttctgcatcatcatcctcctcactCTCATCATCCATTAGTCCTACGGGTTTGCTGTCGTCGTAGTCTATAACATAATCTGCCGATTGGTCATCATACTCATCTCCCGATGCTTGACCGTTTTCATCAGATTGGGAACCTTCACTGTTGTCATCATCTTCAATGTACGCCCTACTGGTTTCCTCTAAACCCCATTCTTCTCCACCCGAGCTTCTTGGAGACTCAACACTGTCATGTTTGACACTATTACTCACATTGTTAAAATTGCTAAACAAAGTCTCCTTTTGAACTGCTGGCACCCTGCTCTCAGATCTTTGCCGTGGCCTAACAGTGCGACGACCCCTCCTACGCCCCCCTCGGCCACGTGTCCTGCCTCTTCTTGCATACTTCCGTGTGGTCTTCCCAAAACTATTGATGTTTTCATCTCTGAACTCTGCTCTGGTGGAGCTTCCATTCCCTCTTGAACCTCTTCCTCCACGCCCACGACCCCTTCCACCCCGACCACGGCTCCCTCGTCCACGACCTCTGCGTCCACTCCCAGGATCAAGCCACTTAGCCTCTTTCAGGTAATCAAGTTGATCTGCAGTATCTGTTGGATCCAGCTCTTGAATACTCTTGACAACTGCATATCTTGATGAAAGTTTCTGCATAAAAGAATACTATTATCATCCAAGGGAGCCAGAATATGCTAAATTCAAATAGCTGGTACATTTAGGGCCTTTCTGGATGCCCACACAAAGTATTACAGGAACAAGTTCCCCACTCGACCGAATTTTAAGAGAAAGTCAGCAACTGAGAGAAAAATTAGGCAGCCATAGCAACAGATCGGGAGCTTTTGGATTACAGTCCTCAAAAACTAGGATACTGGAATCCTTATCAGAGGTGATTTCCAGAATCCCAATTCTTTTGGGATCACATAAGACACAGTAATTGATTAGGAGCATCTTTTAGGGCCTGTTTAGGCAATCAAGCAGAAACAGCCAGACCAATCCTGCTAGATTGGTGGCTAGGACAACCATTGGGGTCCGGCACACATCAACCCACCCCCGACCCAGCCCATATCCTCATGAGATCTTTCATTTCTTCCTGCAGGGATTGAGACTGCCGGGCtccccaccctctccctcccccactcCTCTCTCTCCACCCTCTCCGGAACATCCTGCTGGATGTTTCAGGATCCAGCAGGATCTTCTCAAACAGGGCCCTACTGTCCCATGCTAACCTCCCCACTATTCACCATCTACCATATATCAACTGGAGAGCTCACCTGGGCATCCAAAGTTTACCAGGCATCTGAACAGCCCCTTAGAAGCccaaacaaaattagaaaaaaagaagtgacaccaattttcagaattttaatttttgctTGCGCAAAATTTCCACCCTATTAATGGTGAGTAACAAAGGATTATTTATGTATCAGATTTAAGTACACAACACTATCCAATAGATTTTGGTACACAGCGCTATCCAATAGGAAGGACAAGTTCATTTTCTGTGCAGCATTAATATTAGAATTTACAGGAGCAGTGAAATACCAATGCATTAAACTTTTAACTTACTGATAAAGTTCATCTAGATCAGCATTGATTTGattaaaagtttggatgattagaTGAAACAAGTAGCGAAATGCATTAGAAGAGACATGGAATAATTTTAGGAAGAAAGAAAACGAGTCCTAACATTTGGTAAAAATGATGACCTAGAATGGTTCCCGAACTCTAGCAACCCCATCCATTTGTTAGAGGAATTCACTTCAATAGAATTTCACTTGAAAATTAAGTAGTTTCTGTTATTGGAATAGTGATTAAAATTGTAAATTTCAAGATTTGTCATGTTTATCAATGTATTTTGTAAAACAACATGATAAGAAAAGGATGCACTGATTTAAGGGAGTGAAATATATACAGACACACTCTCAATGTAATTTCTTGAGTGTAACAAAAAAATGTAATTTCTTAAGAGGACGATAACAATCCATTATGTCTTGGGTGGAACAGAAGCACTCTtctaaaattaaattagagaTTTCACAGGATCAAATCAACACAGGATGGATTGCAGCGGCTGTTTCCCTGTCAAAGTTTGTGGCAGTGCCAACTTGCTGACTTTAACTGCTCCATCCTAATGTCcctcttatattttttttttttcttaaatatgaTTCTGAACCTAACTACAAAGTCATTTACCTCTGACGTTACATAGATAGCCCAAATACAACAACTAAAGCTCCAAATTAGTTTCGACTtgttcttctgaaaaatagacaGGACTGGAATTCATCATTAATGGATTCCCTAAGagcataaattgattaaaatgtACATAAAGTGCTTTAAGTAGAGGAATTTTTTATTTCAACATTTTGAGACATAAAGCATAACCAACGTTACATAATTTAGCTCCCCACAACAACTCCCACATAAGAAAAGGACAATTCTAATTGAGCCAAAAGATCATATTGTTCCAATGGGAGAGGCAATTGACATCCAAATATTTGTATGTCAAACAAATACTTCATGATTTAATCAAAATTGAAGTATAACATATCAAATGAAAACTATAATTAACCATAACGATGCTACTGATTCCTACAATGCAACTGCTTCCTATCTCAGTTTACAAGGCATGCAGATTACTTATTAAAAAAACccaaaattcagaagaaaagagaagatgaTGAACTTACAATAAATTCTCCTACTTCCTTCTTATGGGATTCCAGCTTTTGATGCAGCATGTAAGAAATCGAAGAATCAAGATCCAACAGCCTTAAAGCCACAGCTGCTGCTGTATCAGGCACCCATGGAAGTACAGGAACTGATCCAGAAAGGGAAACAGTATTGTCTACAGCGAGTCCTGGTGTAGTAGAACTCAGCAGTTCAGTTGTTGTTTCAAAATCCGATGAGAGACAGTCTCGTTTTATTGCACCTTCTAACAAAGTCAGAATCTGCAAGCACATGAAACAAAATATAACATTTATTGACTTCTGCACAAAAACGATATCCACAAAATGGCAAGGGCAGAAAACTAAAGTTCAGCTTAGTAGCATTTTAATTGAAGGAGTGCAGGATGAAATTAAATTGTCGCCAAGAAGAGATGTATTTAAAATCGGGCAATACAGAAGACTGAAGTAACATCCACAAGATTTAGCACAAATGACAACAGGTGTACTCTAAGAGATATAATCCAAAATTCTAAGCGGTTGAACTTATAGCACTCTACCAATAATCAACTAAAAGGATAATTTAATTTTGACAGGTATACCGACGAAGAACAACTAGGTAAAAATATATTTGGAAGATGACCAGGAATTGTTCAAAATGCATGGCTTTGTCTGATATAACAATGCAAAATGTATTTTTAATGTTATGCAAGCACTTCGGTCCAATTTGGCCATACGAACTACCACAATACCATCCTTAACCAAATTTTAAACGACCAAATTTCAAACCATATCTAACTGTTGACCAGGAAATCAGGAATCAGGAGAGGGGCAAACGTGTGTTAAACTCCACCAATAACCAATTGCCCCCAATCGCAACcacccctccccctctctctcttccccggGGCTCCGCCAGTAATTTGAGGCATTCTTTGTGATGGTCAAAAACTGGTGAAGGCAtttgaagaggaaaaaaaatggaCATAACTTCATTTATGTTCGTAAGACGCAAATGATGTGTCACTGATGTTGATTTGATTATGAAATTGGTACAAATTTCATAATTTGGATGGAAGTGAATACTAAGTTACTGATTCAATAGATTGAATAACAAATTGAATCAATATTCGAAACTGTAGAAATTCATTTTCACATATTTTCTGAGCTGAATGGTTTTTGTTATTACATGTCACtgatgcaatcaaaataaaaGCAATATACTAAGAAAAAAGCACATACAACTTCAACCACGGGCACTAGTATACTATCTTTTTGGTTATCCTTTGATTAGTAATTATTGAATCATGATCAAGGTTTCAAGTTTTGGTGCCAATGAGTGTGCCAACCAACATGTTGTGccatttcagaaaaaaaaagtcaaaaggaaaaataattttttaaataaaaaaattaaaataacaaatagatCGTGTCAACTCATGTTGGGTGCCAATACTGGACAATGATCATGATGCATTACTTTTGTTTCATTTAATTGAGATAACAAAATATTGTATATTACATTCATAATCTACAATAGGAAAAAGGATGGGAAAAAATAAGTGAACGACCAAGGCACCAGACCATCCAAAAAAACACTTCAACCAATTGAAATGCTAAATCAGATTTTACCAGCTCCAAAGCTATTTCACCCTGGTTAATTTGAGAATTCTTGCAGGCCTAAACTGTGTTCATTTCAGGTGTCATTGATGTTTTTGATCAGTGACAACAGTATCTCAAAGCCTACAAGGGCCAATGTGCCTAAACACCAGACAATTTAATGTATCAAAAACTATTAGACTATGTTTAACGATTTTGAAGCACTAGATTGGACACTTAatgtaaatttattttcatgaaGACAGCTAATGCCAACAGGAAGCATTGATTTACGGCAAAGGTACAAGTGAAACAGGCCACTGAAGTCTATATCAGATGGAGACACAAGATGAACAATGATCCTCTAATGCCCTTGAGTAAAGAGTTCCGATGACTGGTGAAATAAGCAAAAAGTTATTCTCCATGATTGTTTTCTATTGGTTTAGTATATAGCaataaaaacaaactgaaatgaTCATATGATGTATTAAAGGTTATGTGGTCAATATGCAAAAGTAAATGCAACCTGAAAGAGTTCCTCAGCAGATGACAAGGAGTGCAACTTTACACCCCAAGACTTTCGATATCCTTCAGTCCAATAAGGCTGAAGAGCTTCTGAAGGAATGGAGACCTGAAAAAACAACAAAGTCTACAGTGAACATAATCAAAAAGCAACAGTAGATTGCATAAACTTAATTCAAAAAATGAAACTAAAAGAAGAAATCCAAGCTTAAGCACTGTCACAACACCTCAATTACAGCCAACTGTGCCTTAAGCAGATTGATCCCTATGGGAAGAGAAGAATCTGATACTTGGATTTTGCACTCAGGGTCCATTTTTCGCTTTTCTTCGCACATAGTCACATGTTCTGAAAAATTTGCATCAGCATTATAAAAGGTTTTGAATGTCTTGTGGCAAGAAGGGCAATGCCTTTCTTCAGCTAAGTAAGACTGGTAGCAGAAATGGCAAGTCTGTAGAAGCTCAGAACATCTTTTCTTCCCATATTTCATGGCACATAATATATGAGGGTTATAGCATTCTTTCCACATCCATTTCAAGTAGCCTTGGTACCTCTTCAAAGCAGCACTCTTCTCAATCTCATTTCGCCCAAGATCAATCATGAAGGATGTGGAGAATTCCGAACCATCTGAAGTAAGACCACAAAGAGTACTGCTGGGACTGTCAAATTCTGTGCTGCAATCAGGACTTGACATCATTTCATTAGCCCCTGCTTTGACAGGACCTTCAGTTGAGTTCAGAGAGGTGGTACACTTTTTCCTCCTAATTGCTTCTTTGAAGGTTGTTTCAATTCTTTGCAACATAGAATGCAAATGCGACTCCCTAATACCACGTGTATCCAGGGAAGATAGAAGAGCATCAAATGCCTGCATTTTTATCAAGAATACTGTTTTATAAATAAAGCACATAATTTACAAGGATTGTGCACCACATTCAATACTCAAATATACGTCATGAATGAGCCCAAGATTATGAAACAGTAAAATTCAGTTGGTATAATATAAATATGCATCCTCTTTTCCATtagatactatttttttttaaaaaaaaaagaagaaaagcatgaatatAAATTCTTCGATGACAATAATTTTAGAATGAAATGACCTAGGTATAGTTAACTACATATGCACATGCAGTATTTATGAGCTAAAAAGTGAAAATTAAAtaaccaagaaaaagaaagtatgAGGATTCCAACCTAGTCTACATGATGTATGCATTTTTAACAACACCATCTATCCATTTAGCTATTTTTCCTCTTTTCACTCATTAATAACCCTTTCAGTTTCTGGATCTGTATCCTGCCATTATGCTAGCACAGTTCGCAATCCTCAACATGCCAATCAAGCTTTTACACTTTTTAGTTTTATGGTAGAATCTAGATGAACTGTTTTTATTAAATCAAACATAGAAAACAATCCAGCAAATTCAGAAACGCAATGTACACGAAATTAGTGCAAACAATAAATATTGCACTACCCATTATGATCCAATTCAAGAACACAATTTATTACATAAACATCTAGCATAGAGAAAAAGtattcaaaaatgaaaaatatcacAAAAAGGTCATAAAAAATTAGTGGACAATTTAGCACCTGAAATCTAAATTAGAATTTATTTTCACAAAATGTAGAAATAATTGACTATCCAACTTTTATCGGATGAGAAAAATTAGTTTGACACTGACAGATACTGTGCCCAGAGATTAAGTAGGTATAAATGGAGGTAaatgaaattaaaattttaactattaaaatGAAAGTGGTGAGCACCTCCTCTGAATCAAGAACCCTCCAATATCCATCTTTGGACTCAAAGAAGATTCTTCCTGAACCAGGATCATTTGGTGAAGCAGATGTTGAAAACTGCCAGTATCGATTACGCCTACGGTCTTGACCCAAAGGTAGTGACCTGTATACATAGAGTTGTTCTGCCTTGTGACCAATATATGATTTTAACTGTGAACGTGACTTTTCAGCAGCACATCCATATTGTTGAAGTGGAAGAGTGTCTGCATTTGAAGAAAAATCTTGTCCTAAAGAATTTTTCTCAGCAGATGCATTACTAACATTGATCTGACTGTTTTGCTCGACAAACTGGTCACTGTTGACAGTATTTGGATTCCCGTCACAACTCTGATTCTCAACAGTGTGTAGTGGAGTTTGACCTTCCTCCATTGCAGCATTTGTTGGGGTTGCCTCAGCCTTGCTCCCCATGAAAGAAGAGTACTgtaatttgcttgcatattcttcTTTAAAACGTCTTTTATCAAGCTGTGCTTCTGACCACATTTGCTTCTTTAAAGCATTTGCAGCTTCCAGACGTTCCTGAAAGACTGTGCTTTAGATAACAGATCACAGATAGAaacaaaaataagagaaaacatagtacccaaaaaaaaaattgctaccTCAAGAATAACACGTATGGAGTTCCCTTCGATAGCAACACCAATCAATGCCACAAGGGCATTAAGGCGCTCCTCAACGCTAAGATCAAAATAATCACCTTCTGTCAGTCCTTGAACCCAAGGCGCACCAAAGTTGCTCTCATCAATCTCCGTGTCCTCCATGTCAGCATTAACTACCTCATGGCAGTTTGAATTGATAGCAAGGGACTGCGAAGCACCTGAAGCACTTATTACTTTGGTGTTCTCTGAAGGAGGAATTGAAAGACCTTTCTCCACATTCCTAGAACCATCTGGTGGAGTTAAATCAACCTCATCACCAGCTGCCTCGTCCTTTTCGTTACCTAGTGTAGCTGACGTTCTAGTAACTTTTAATTCATTTGCAAAAGGAATATTCTTGTTTAGTTTTGCTTCAACATCATCAATTTCAGGACCATCAGCAGCATCACATTCAGAATCTTCATCTCTTTCAGCATCATCAACATATTCTGtatccttttcagcttcttcggAGTCTGAAAGTCCACTTTGGAATATTTGTATCTTTTCCCGTGCAGCCGATAGTATAGCTTCTGCATCAGCAGGATCCTTTCTAAAAGGAGACCGTACACAATATGTCGAAGGAGCTGTTCTTTCAAAAAGTCTTGTATCTCTGGACAATGCTGCAGCAATAGATGCCTCTGGTGTCTTGCTTGTTGTGAGATCCCTTAAACCAGATTTCTGACAATGAAGGGACAGAAAAAGAATATTCAGATGGACAGGTCAAGGTGGGGAAGAATTTGACAACTTGAAAGAAGAAATGCACCTGAATCTTGTCTGCAACTTCTAGTATTGTAAGGCCTTTGCTTCCCTCAAGCGAAAGGACATGAAAAGCAGCAAATTTGACGGTTCCAGGAGTTAAACGATGTCGAGATCTGCGTCTATGAGTATAACCTTTTTCTTGCATCAACGCCGCTGCATTTTCAGCAGCTGAACCATTCCGCAAAGTGGAAATTACATCCTCACCATCATTACCCTGAAGATCAGAAGAAACTTTCATAAAATCACTACTGAAGAGATAGAAGGCCAACAACTGATAGGACCTTCACATGCATAATTATTACTTGACTAGTAATGCATCGTGAACAAAAAGTacatatttaaaaagaaaaaaaaaatcatctattaaGTGATTGATGCTGATATTTATTGCCAAGAAAATGATTAGGTGTGGTGTCAGACACCAGTAGAAAGTCTGGGGAATTTTCAGAGCTCCAAAAAACTAGAATTCATGAACATGATTGTATGCCATTGAATGCATACCCACGCCCATGCATATATTCAAGTCCATATCAATTACACAATTAAAATGACATGAGACAATTTATTAATAAGGATAATTATCAAGGATCAAGCCCAAAAATAGGGACAATAGTAGTAGCGGCGGCAGTGGTGGTAGCAGTGGTAGTAGATTATCATGGATCAAGCCATAAAAAGGACAGTTTGTTCTAACAAAAATAGTTGCACTGGTAGCAGCATGACATggttaattaataaaagataCATGTCCACAGATGCAAGTGTTAGTCTCAACAAAAAACTCTGTGCTGCCTATTTAGACACTATATTGTCAGCTAACCAACAAAAGCTACAGGTCTTGCAGATATAATCAACACTAATGTAAACACAGGATTATGTGATAGCTCTTCCAACAAAGATATATGCATGACCTAAAAGAATTTGAACAAGCCTTAGATATTTGAAAGTTGaagaaattaaaaactttagaGAACGATAAACATGTGTCTTGGAAGAATGCAGGGTGCCTTTgagttttaaaaaatattaggaACCTGACCATGGAAAAGACCAAGGATCTGGCTCTGTTTAGTAAAGCGTGCCTAATATTACTTGCAAAAAGTGATAATGACAttatatcaagtttcataatgcTTTACGAATTTCATTCATATCTCAATGCCCCCAAGTCTTTGAACAGATTTGCAGAATTCTATGGCATTACAATATACAATAATAGATGCtagacacacacaaaaaaaaaaaaaagatcacaaTTCATATATGCAAAAAGTCATTGCAAGCTATGAAAAATGAATAACATCTGCAAGGCATAGACAAACAAACCAATTCTTAAAGTATATAAGAATGTCCACAAAAGCTTATGAACAGTTGAAACAAAATAGTTTAATCACTGTATTTATCTTCTTCATTGAGAAAGGTCTTATTTTTCCCTTTATTTTTTGGAAATATGTCAAAATAACCACAATGATGACACTTCCAGAAACACATTTGACAATTGAAATCAATCTCCTAAAAAGAAAAGGTATAGATAAGATATAATCAGAGTTTTTTGGGTAGATACCATCAATTTTTGGGAAAGGTTAAAGTTGCAAGTTCCATAGATGTTTAGTCACACATGAAAGAATCCAAACTTCAAACGGCTGCATGTTGTTAATCTTCTGGCTTTACCattgcataaaaaataaaaccagCCTCTCCCCATATCTCTCCTATTCTCCAACAACATAATGTATGCAAACGTGAAATAACAAAACCAAATGTCATTTGGGCCACATCAGATGGAACGCTGGGTATTCAGTCCAGGCAAAAACAACCAAACACCCTAAACCCTGGGTATTTGCTTCGATTATGTTTCCTTGACAAAATAGACCATTTGGCTCAGAAGAAAGGCATCCTCCAAAACCCTAAACCACAAATCAATCTCCAGCAAAGAGGAAATGCATTTCATAAACACATGATtctaattacaaaaataaattagttgtAAAGCATTAGATAAACTTCAAATGTTGTAaaagaaatataacaaaattGAACTAGATACATTGCATAAATCACCACTACGAATATATTTTAACTGTGATCTTAAAAGGCCTGATAGTAGAGGAAAAACTCGAGAAAATTATGAATTCCAATTTAAAGCAATCAAAGTGCACTTTTTTAATGGCTAATCTTGGTAACAAACACAATCGCAACTTGGCAACTGTTCATAATATCTTGTCTTCTGAAGTGAATAAGAGTGACTTGTTAACTGCACTTCCTCAATTTTTTATGAGATCCTTACCAAAGCTTT is a genomic window of Phoenix dactylifera cultivar Barhee BC4 chromosome 4, palm_55x_up_171113_PBpolish2nd_filt_p, whole genome shotgun sequence containing:
- the LOC103722930 gene encoding homeobox-DDT domain protein RLT2-like isoform X2 — translated: MEIGEGGEGKPPPEGLKKPASTPEGGEVKPPKRQMKSPYQLELLEKTYAVETYPSEALRAELSVKTGLSDRQLQMWFCHRRLKDRKFPPAKRQRKEEEPAAAAGGDVMMVSGAAPVGSSSNPFAGGFGSGGETRKAVSRAAAAVSRIGAETSSAGKRYYEPPPGLLLQHTPPAQPLPLSMAELRVIASVEAQLGEPLREDGPILGVEFDPLPPGAFGAPIAMTPQQKQPLRPYDGKLFERHDGKAIKASTFLPSMEHCFVPSSSNGKKKQAVGGSNVVHPQMGPRALHEYQFLPEQPSVQSETYDRFPQSHLYDSSVDAPGTRMPSLPSGGQYLHGNEQMAPSYTFQGQMTGASLLSRQGSSRMERKRKNEEARIAKEVEAHERRIRKELEKQDILRRKREEQMRREMERHDRERRKEEERMVREKQREEERFQREQKRELERREKFLLKESRRAEKMKQKEELRREKEAARLKAANERATARRLAREYTELIEDERLELMELAASSKGLPAIFSLDSDTLQQLDSFRDMLSSFPPKSVRLKRPFAIQPWRESDENLGNLFMVWKFLITFADILGLWPFTLDEFVQSLHDYDSRLLGEIHVALLKSIIKDIEDVARTPAMSLGANQNSAANPGGGHPQIVEGAYAWGFNICSWQRHLNCLTWPEILRQFALSSGFGPQLKKRNVERVYFRDDNEGNDGEDVISTLRNGSAAENAAALMQEKGYTHRRRSRHRLTPGTVKFAAFHVLSLEGSKGLTILEVADKIQKSGLRDLTTSKTPEASIAAALSRDTRLFERTAPSTYCVRSPFRKDPADAEAILSAAREKIQIFQSGLSDSEEAEKDTEYVDDAERDEDSECDAADGPEIDDVEAKLNKNIPFANELKVTRTSATLGNEKDEAAGDEVDLTPPDGSRNVEKGLSIPPSENTKVISASGASQSLAINSNCHEVVNADMEDTEIDESNFGAPWVQGLTEGDYFDLSVEERLNALVALIGVAIEGNSIRVILEERLEAANALKKQMWSEAQLDKRRFKEEYASKLQYSSFMGSKAEATPTNAAMEEGQTPLHTVENQSCDGNPNTVNSDQFVEQNSQINVSNASAEKNSLGQDFSSNADTLPLQQYGCAAEKSRSQLKSYIGHKAEQLYVYRSLPLGQDRRRNRYWQFSTSASPNDPGSGRIFFESKDGYWRVLDSEEAFDALLSSLDTRGIRESHLHSMLQRIETTFKEAIRRKKCTTSLNSTEGPVKAGANEMMSSPDCSTEFDSPSSTLCGLTSDGSEFSTSFMIDLGRNEIEKSAALKRYQGYLKWMWKECYNPHILCAMKYGKKRCSELLQTCHFCYQSYLAEERHCPSCHKTFKTFYNADANFSEHVTMCEEKRKMDPECKIQVSDSSLPIGINLLKAQLAVIEVSIPSEALQPYWTEGYRKSWGVKLHSLSSAEELFQILTLLEGAIKRDCLSSDFETTTELLSSTTPGLAVDNTVSLSGSVPVLPWVPDTAAAVALRLLDLDSSISYMLHQKLESHKKEVGEFIKLSSRYAVVKSIQELDPTDTADQLDYLKEAKWLDPGSGRRGRGRGSRGRGGRGRGRGGRGSRGNGSSTRAEFRDENINSFGKTTRKYARRGRTRGRGGRRRGRRTVRPRQRSESRVPAVQKETLFSNFNNVSNSVKHDSVESPRSSGGEEWGLEETSRAYIEDDDNSEGSQSDENGQASGDEYDDQSADYVIDYDDSKPVGLMDDESEEDDDAEGDEEGDEDIEEDEVDHSGHEGLDADLDDEDEEEIGDDGEEVGDGVGDGGEGASSFSSEYSD